Proteins from a single region of Allocatelliglobosispora scoriae:
- a CDS encoding nucleoside 2-deoxyribosyltransferase domain-containing protein has product MVVVHAGEEPPGTWQASMFLAGPMPRDPDIPSWRPDALDSLRAAWTAPGALVVFVPEARDRHNPTPGYVSQLWEERWMAVVDVMLFWVPRDMTTLPGLNTNLEFGRNEATGRIVLGVPPHAVSVHYLRRAAETHGAPVRESLHDTVLAALSLVGEGASRSGPDRDVPLLIWRTEAFQKWRRAVTGELAGARLLWAWSPGPSFRLQMWALRADVVRPDVLTSEVVTCHPGAHEVLISPIP; this is encoded by the coding sequence ATGGTCGTGGTCCATGCCGGGGAGGAGCCGCCTGGCACCTGGCAGGCGTCGATGTTCCTTGCCGGGCCCATGCCGCGCGACCCTGACATCCCGTCCTGGCGTCCGGATGCGCTGGACTCGCTCCGGGCAGCGTGGACGGCGCCCGGTGCGCTGGTCGTGTTCGTGCCGGAGGCACGCGACCGCCACAACCCCACGCCCGGCTATGTCAGCCAGCTCTGGGAGGAACGCTGGATGGCCGTCGTCGACGTCATGCTGTTCTGGGTGCCCCGCGACATGACGACCCTCCCGGGACTCAACACCAACCTCGAATTCGGCCGCAACGAAGCCACCGGCCGGATCGTGCTCGGCGTTCCGCCGCACGCGGTCAGCGTCCACTACCTGCGCCGGGCCGCCGAAACCCACGGCGCACCGGTGCGCGAGTCCCTCCACGACACGGTCCTCGCAGCGCTGAGCCTCGTCGGCGAAGGGGCAAGCCGTTCCGGTCCCGACCGTGATGTGCCGCTCCTGATCTGGCGTACCGAGGCTTTCCAGAAGTGGCGGCGCGCCGTCACCGGCGAGCTCGCGGGCGCGCGACTGCTGTGGGCCTGGTCGCCGGGTCCGTCGTTTCGCCTCCAGATGTGGGCCCTGCGAGCCGACGTGGTCCGCCCGGACGTGCTGACCAGCGAGGTCGTCACCTGCCATCCAGGAGCGCATGAGGTCCTGATCAGTCCGATACCGTGA
- a CDS encoding GNAT family N-acetyltransferase, with protein sequence MEVALRPIDDSDLDALFEMMRDPESVRMAAFTAKDPDDRAAFDAHMAKIRALPDADNRAITVDGRLVGSIASFVLEGDTEVTYWISRSYWGQGIAGRALALLLAMVPVRPVFAGAASDNAGSIKVLQRAGFVIIGTDTGFANGRNAVIEETRLRLD encoded by the coding sequence ATGGAAGTGGCGCTGCGACCGATCGACGACTCCGACCTCGACGCCCTGTTCGAGATGATGCGGGATCCGGAGTCGGTTCGGATGGCGGCCTTCACCGCGAAGGATCCCGACGACCGCGCCGCGTTCGACGCCCACATGGCGAAGATCAGGGCCTTGCCCGATGCCGACAACCGGGCGATCACGGTCGACGGGAGGCTTGTCGGCAGCATCGCCAGCTTCGTGTTGGAGGGCGACACCGAGGTCACCTACTGGATCAGCAGGTCCTACTGGGGTCAGGGCATCGCCGGCAGGGCGCTCGCCCTGCTCCTGGCGATGGTTCCGGTGCGGCCCGTGTTCGCCGGGGCCGCGAGTGACAACGCGGGATCGATCAAGGTGCTGCAGCGGGCGGGCTTCGTCATCATCGGCACGGACACCGGGTTCGCCAACGGGCGGAACGCGGTGATCGAGGAGACGCGCCTGCGTCTCGACTGA
- a CDS encoding SpvB/TcaC N-terminal domain-containing protein → MDQAVSSMQPTRAGTPAPALPKGGGALRGISEKLTAHNSTCTASLTLPVYTTAASGPSPELLLSYGSGTGNGPFGQGWTLPLPAISRRTDKGVPAYTDDDAITLSGGEDIVPALVADPVAGWVQEGWPSGDHLVTCFRPRVEGAYTRVERWEHALTGDVHWRTVSRASTVTVYGRDPSCRLADPADPSRVFSWLVEEERDPLGGVLRYEYKHEDMSGVDARLPQERSRLDGTQPVAYAYLKRIRYGNTPAAAPVEWAFEVVVDYGEHDLANPTPDETAPWGCRPDPFSSYRTGFDVRAYRRGRRILLFHHLPELGAQPCLVRSTDLEYTDGALMSLLTSVRQTGYVRTADGSGYDRQSTPPVVLTYSPLVVGDTMHTVDPGSLAGLPAGVDGTVSQWVDLDGEGIAGVLTADGTTWRYKRNLGGARFGPIEEPASTPTIGAGSPVQLLDLDGNGRRSLVSMGAPTPGHSVRHAPVGGQPEWLPFAPLPGVPHSMVDDPAARLLDLTGDGRADLLLTAGEQSLWFRSLGTGGFAAPVAVAKPPVDETGSPLAFAEAAQTIHLADMSGDGLTDLVRIRNGDVSYWPNLGHGRFGPQITMANPPVFDHEDQFDPARLRLGDVDGSGPTDIVYLGRQGVRYWSNEAGNGWGAATELTGCPPIGELTSVALVDLLGIGTSCLVWSEPLPGASGAPLRYLDLLAGGKPHLLTEVDNNLGTRTVLTYATSTGFFLADAAAGRPWATRLPFPVQIVERVDVHDLIAGTVQSTRYAPRDGRYDHIEGTFCGFGSVTQWDSLTGAGADAPVRTVTWHHTGAEPGEEGWPDTTGYHQPTIQPIPPVSLPADLTLAEQRDACRALKGSLLRQEIYADDGTPLAGVPYQVTQRGYRVRRVQRGPGDRSVFAPLLAETVLAETGREATTPRVSHQLTLAVDDYGNVTRSASAAYGDPGAAHAEQRRTWVTCTENDYTTEAGHAGRLWIGAPVARRVYEVTGLTGSAAALLDAAAISTALDTAAEIPFEAAAPATGLRRRLIAADQSHYWSDDLTAALPLGEIGTRALLCESRVRVFTETQVNTVLAPLGVDAALMGAEAGYVRHDGAWWAASGRTHYDPDLFFRPVRHVDQWGRAHTTGYDPYALAVVTGSDPLLNTTTAELDYRTMLPRRVTDANGQSTEVAFDALGRVTALAVLATATEPGDTLADPTTRFEYHLDEYADHGRPAFTVSHSREQHGSANPHWQTAYHYHDGTGREIMAKVPAEPGLAPQRGTDGSLVLDDDGNPVLTDTAPAIRWVGTGRTVFDAKNRPIRQYEPYFSRTPAYEDEPELVEQGVTPVLHYDPLGRVVRIDKPDGTYTRSAFGSWRHEIWDENDTVLSSDWYATRHLLDPAHPDRRCADLTTEHAATPTVVHLDALGRPIRTEYDNGTRGRSAVGYELDVQGVQRSLRDGAGAAVVSVRADMLGRTLVRRGVDSGVTVELQNAVGHPVRTWTGDDQRTMVSTGYDELQRPVRREVRDGAGAVAVAEFTVYGESLPDAAQRNLLGRPYLQFDQAGVVSTDRCDRHGNVTESTRRFTSAWAADPDWAAVAAAGPAGALTAAGPLLDPTAYTTTAAFDALNRPTTVRHPDGSEVRTEYNAANLIERVLLRHPGSTIWQPYVAAAAYNARGQRTSITTGNGAVCEVDYDPSTFKVARLRTTRPQSADPVQDLRYVRDPVGNVVQIDDDAQSQLFFDNALVTATGRYTYDARYQLVTAEGREHVGQVSDEARTHLDPAAVGIPHSNDAQAMRRYTEHYDYDDAGNITQVRHVWQGGSWQRRYAYVAGTNQLATSSRPGDPAAGPFSDAYSHDDQGNLTRLPGMGLLSWDFRCRLRSADLGGGGTVHHLYDSGGTRVRTVVQRLGGLVEDLRYVGGYESYERASAIGPQTQRHTVSVAAGVLIAQVQTTTRLDGVPVVSPVPLDRYQVGDHVGTVRLELDGTAKILSYAEYLPFGSCSYQAGSSVVESNPRRRGFAGMQRDPDTGLDYGGDRWYVPWLGRWLSADPAGVSGQLTAYGYVSNNPVGRVDVGGRYDPAAFADELDGYVDVAERFYLAEDTGLASSLWNTFVATTATVVKGSTNILRVGTGAAAGVEQIKNAEDGWDIAIGVSRILVDAGDVAGAAVGVAGNVTKVARVAQGAKIGNQMNKLRKEYTLANSTRKKEISKQLGEMSMKKLSAESGMRSVGDPRIPDGRMNGVDDVLVSGNTKSKVKSFFDGAGRRPFSKKRTVAVEGKGRGTPRPDPIDELGSAQGRDQGSVGYNRERLNTAAQAGNNDAREAAQRLAGGKTTNESVLTVVDSKPGGGSTLSQLSGATDDVVDTARAIPNLGSEIPTLQAVGAVTTFREPATDNLGKDIATGVDLIITFPGPWQERKQ, encoded by the coding sequence GTGGACCAGGCGGTCTCGAGCATGCAGCCCACGAGGGCGGGCACACCCGCGCCCGCGCTGCCCAAGGGCGGCGGCGCCCTGCGCGGCATCAGCGAGAAGCTCACCGCGCACAACTCCACCTGCACCGCGTCGCTGACGCTGCCCGTCTACACGACCGCCGCGAGCGGGCCCTCGCCGGAGCTGCTGCTCTCCTACGGATCCGGCACGGGCAACGGCCCGTTCGGGCAGGGCTGGACCCTGCCGCTGCCCGCGATCAGCCGCCGCACCGACAAGGGTGTCCCGGCCTACACCGACGATGACGCGATCACGCTGAGCGGCGGCGAGGACATCGTCCCCGCGCTGGTCGCGGATCCGGTCGCCGGGTGGGTGCAGGAGGGCTGGCCGAGCGGGGACCATCTGGTCACCTGCTTCCGGCCCCGGGTCGAGGGCGCCTACACCCGGGTCGAGCGCTGGGAGCACGCGCTCACCGGCGATGTGCACTGGCGCACCGTCTCCCGCGCCAGCACGGTCACGGTCTACGGCCGCGATCCGTCCTGCCGCCTCGCCGATCCGGCCGACCCGTCGCGGGTCTTCTCCTGGCTCGTCGAGGAGGAGCGCGATCCGCTCGGCGGGGTGCTGCGCTACGAGTACAAGCACGAGGACATGTCCGGTGTGGACGCCCGGCTGCCGCAGGAGCGCAGCCGACTCGACGGCACCCAGCCCGTGGCGTACGCGTACCTGAAGCGGATCCGCTACGGCAACACCCCGGCGGCGGCGCCGGTGGAGTGGGCCTTCGAGGTCGTCGTCGACTACGGCGAGCACGACCTGGCGAACCCGACGCCCGACGAGACCGCGCCGTGGGGGTGCCGACCCGACCCGTTCTCCAGCTACCGCACCGGCTTCGACGTGCGCGCCTACCGGCGCGGTCGGCGGATCCTGCTCTTCCACCACCTGCCGGAGCTCGGCGCGCAGCCCTGCCTGGTCCGGTCGACCGACCTGGAATACACCGACGGGGCGCTGATGTCGCTGCTCACGAGCGTGCGGCAGACCGGCTACGTGCGCACGGCCGACGGCAGCGGCTACGACCGGCAGAGCACGCCGCCGGTGGTGCTGACCTACAGCCCGCTCGTCGTCGGCGACACGATGCACACGGTGGACCCGGGCAGCCTCGCCGGGCTGCCCGCCGGGGTCGACGGCACGGTCAGCCAGTGGGTCGACCTCGACGGCGAGGGCATCGCCGGTGTCCTCACCGCCGACGGCACCACCTGGCGTTACAAGCGCAACCTCGGCGGGGCCCGGTTCGGCCCGATCGAGGAGCCGGCGAGCACCCCGACGATCGGTGCGGGCTCCCCGGTGCAGTTGCTCGACCTCGACGGGAACGGGCGGCGCAGCCTCGTCAGCATGGGTGCGCCGACGCCGGGGCACAGCGTCCGGCACGCCCCGGTCGGCGGGCAACCGGAGTGGCTGCCCTTCGCGCCGCTGCCGGGCGTACCCCACTCCATGGTGGACGACCCGGCGGCGCGGCTGCTGGACCTCACCGGCGACGGCCGCGCGGATCTGCTGCTCACCGCCGGTGAGCAGAGCCTGTGGTTCCGTTCGCTGGGGACGGGCGGCTTCGCCGCTCCGGTCGCGGTCGCGAAGCCGCCGGTCGACGAGACCGGGTCGCCGCTGGCGTTCGCGGAGGCCGCGCAGACCATCCACCTCGCGGACATGAGCGGCGACGGGCTCACCGACCTCGTGCGGATCCGCAACGGCGACGTGAGCTACTGGCCCAACCTCGGCCACGGCCGGTTCGGGCCGCAGATCACCATGGCGAACCCGCCGGTCTTCGACCACGAGGACCAGTTCGACCCGGCCCGGCTGCGCCTGGGCGACGTCGACGGATCCGGACCCACCGACATCGTCTACCTCGGCCGCCAGGGCGTGCGCTACTGGTCCAACGAGGCGGGCAACGGGTGGGGCGCGGCGACGGAGCTGACCGGGTGCCCGCCGATCGGCGAGCTGACCTCGGTCGCCCTCGTCGACCTGCTCGGCATCGGCACGAGCTGCCTCGTCTGGTCCGAGCCGCTGCCGGGCGCGAGCGGGGCACCGCTGCGCTACCTGGACCTGCTCGCCGGTGGCAAGCCGCACCTGCTGACCGAGGTCGACAACAACCTCGGTACGCGTACCGTGCTGACCTACGCCACCTCGACCGGGTTCTTCCTCGCCGATGCCGCCGCCGGCCGGCCGTGGGCCACCAGGCTGCCCTTCCCGGTGCAGATCGTCGAGCGGGTCGACGTGCACGACCTGATCGCCGGCACGGTCCAGTCCACGCGCTACGCACCCCGCGACGGCCGATACGACCACATCGAGGGCACGTTCTGCGGTTTCGGGTCGGTCACCCAGTGGGACAGCCTCACCGGAGCCGGGGCGGACGCACCCGTACGCACCGTGACCTGGCACCACACCGGAGCCGAGCCGGGCGAGGAGGGATGGCCGGACACCACCGGTTACCACCAGCCGACGATCCAGCCGATCCCCCCGGTCAGCCTGCCCGCCGACCTCACCCTCGCCGAGCAGCGCGACGCCTGCCGCGCGCTGAAGGGGTCGCTGCTGCGCCAGGAGATCTACGCCGACGACGGCACGCCCCTCGCCGGAGTGCCCTACCAGGTCACTCAGCGCGGCTACCGGGTCCGCCGGGTCCAGCGCGGTCCGGGCGACCGCAGTGTCTTCGCGCCGCTGCTCGCCGAGACGGTGCTCGCCGAGACCGGCCGGGAGGCGACCACGCCCCGTGTCAGCCACCAGCTCACCCTCGCCGTGGACGACTACGGCAACGTCACCCGCAGCGCGTCCGCCGCCTACGGCGATCCCGGTGCCGCCCACGCCGAGCAGCGCCGGACCTGGGTCACCTGCACGGAGAACGACTACACGACCGAGGCCGGGCACGCCGGCCGGCTCTGGATCGGCGCGCCCGTCGCCCGCCGGGTCTACGAGGTCACCGGGCTCACCGGGTCCGCCGCCGCGCTGCTCGACGCGGCGGCGATCAGCACCGCCCTCGACACCGCCGCCGAGATCCCGTTCGAGGCGGCAGCGCCCGCGACCGGGCTGCGCCGCCGCCTTATCGCCGCCGACCAGAGCCACTACTGGTCCGACGACCTCACCGCCGCGCTGCCGCTCGGTGAGATCGGCACGCGCGCCCTGCTCTGCGAGTCGCGGGTCCGGGTCTTCACCGAGACGCAGGTCAACACGGTCCTCGCACCGCTCGGCGTCGACGCGGCGCTGATGGGCGCCGAAGCGGGCTACGTGCGGCACGACGGCGCGTGGTGGGCGGCGTCCGGCCGCACGCACTACGACCCCGACCTCTTCTTCCGGCCCGTCCGCCACGTCGACCAGTGGGGCCGCGCGCACACCACCGGATACGACCCCTACGCGCTCGCCGTCGTCACCGGCAGCGATCCGCTGCTCAACACCACCACCGCGGAGCTCGACTACCGCACGATGCTGCCGCGGCGGGTCACCGACGCCAACGGCCAGAGCACCGAGGTCGCCTTCGACGCCCTCGGCCGGGTCACCGCCCTCGCGGTGCTCGCCACCGCCACCGAGCCGGGCGACACCCTCGCCGACCCGACGACCCGCTTCGAATACCACCTCGACGAGTACGCCGACCACGGCCGCCCGGCCTTCACCGTCAGCCACAGCCGCGAGCAGCACGGCTCGGCGAATCCGCACTGGCAGACCGCTTATCACTACCACGACGGCACCGGGCGCGAGATCATGGCCAAGGTCCCCGCCGAGCCGGGCCTGGCACCGCAGCGCGGCACCGACGGCAGCCTCGTCCTCGACGACGACGGCAACCCGGTCCTCACCGACACGGCTCCGGCGATCCGCTGGGTCGGGACCGGACGCACCGTCTTCGACGCGAAGAACCGTCCGATCCGGCAGTACGAGCCCTACTTCAGCCGCACCCCGGCCTATGAGGACGAGCCCGAGCTCGTCGAGCAGGGCGTGACGCCCGTCCTGCACTACGACCCCCTCGGCCGGGTCGTGCGGATCGACAAGCCCGACGGCACCTACACCCGCAGCGCGTTCGGCTCCTGGCGGCACGAGATCTGGGACGAGAACGACACGGTCCTGAGCAGCGACTGGTACGCCACCCGCCACCTCCTCGACCCGGCGCACCCCGACCGCCGCTGCGCCGACCTCACCACCGAGCACGCCGCCACCCCCACCGTGGTGCACCTCGACGCGCTGGGCCGCCCGATCCGCACCGAATACGACAACGGCACCCGGGGCAGGTCCGCCGTCGGCTACGAACTCGACGTCCAGGGCGTCCAGCGGTCGCTGCGCGACGGTGCCGGGGCGGCGGTCGTCTCGGTCCGCGCCGACATGCTCGGGCGGACCCTCGTCCGGCGCGGCGTCGACTCCGGGGTGACGGTGGAGCTGCAGAACGCCGTCGGCCACCCGGTGCGTACCTGGACCGGCGACGACCAGCGGACCATGGTCAGCACCGGCTACGACGAGTTGCAGCGGCCGGTGCGCCGGGAGGTCCGCGACGGCGCCGGTGCGGTGGCGGTCGCCGAATTCACCGTCTACGGCGAGTCGCTGCCGGACGCCGCCCAGCGCAACCTGCTTGGCCGTCCCTACCTGCAGTTCGACCAGGCCGGGGTGGTCAGCACGGACCGGTGCGACCGGCACGGCAACGTCACGGAGTCGACCCGGCGCTTCACCTCGGCGTGGGCGGCGGATCCCGACTGGGCGGCGGTCGCGGCGGCGGGGCCCGCCGGTGCGCTCACCGCAGCCGGTCCCCTGCTCGACCCGACCGCCTACACCACGACCGCCGCGTTCGACGCCCTCAACCGGCCGACCACCGTGCGGCACCCCGACGGCAGCGAGGTCCGCACGGAGTACAACGCGGCCAACCTCATCGAACGGGTCCTGCTGCGCCACCCCGGCAGCACCATCTGGCAGCCTTATGTCGCCGCCGCCGCATACAACGCGCGGGGGCAGCGCACCAGCATCACGACCGGCAACGGCGCGGTCTGCGAGGTCGACTACGACCCGTCGACCTTCAAGGTCGCCCGGCTGCGGACGACCCGGCCGCAGTCGGCCGATCCGGTGCAGGACCTGCGCTACGTCCGCGACCCCGTCGGCAACGTGGTCCAGATCGACGACGACGCCCAGTCGCAGCTCTTCTTCGACAACGCGCTCGTCACCGCCACCGGCCGCTACACCTACGACGCCCGCTACCAGCTCGTCACGGCCGAGGGGCGCGAGCACGTCGGGCAGGTCTCCGACGAGGCGCGGACCCACCTGGACCCGGCCGCGGTGGGGATCCCGCACAGCAACGACGCGCAGGCGATGCGCCGCTACACCGAGCACTACGACTACGACGACGCGGGCAACATCACCCAGGTCCGCCACGTCTGGCAGGGCGGATCCTGGCAGCGGCGGTACGCGTACGTCGCCGGGACCAACCAGCTCGCCACGAGCAGCCGCCCCGGCGACCCGGCGGCCGGGCCCTTCAGCGACGCCTACTCCCACGATGATCAGGGCAACCTCACCCGCCTGCCCGGCATGGGCCTGCTGAGCTGGGACTTCCGCTGCCGGTTGCGCAGCGCCGACCTCGGCGGCGGCGGCACCGTGCACCACCTCTACGACTCCGGCGGCACCCGGGTCCGCACGGTGGTGCAGCGCCTCGGCGGCCTCGTCGAGGACCTGCGCTACGTCGGCGGCTACGAGTCCTACGAGCGAGCCAGCGCCATCGGCCCGCAGACGCAGCGCCACACCGTCTCCGTCGCCGCCGGGGTGCTGATCGCGCAGGTGCAGACGACGACCCGGCTCGACGGCGTACCGGTGGTGTCGCCGGTGCCCCTCGACCGATACCAGGTCGGCGACCACGTCGGCACGGTCCGGTTGGAGCTCGACGGCACCGCGAAGATCCTGAGCTACGCCGAGTACCTGCCCTTCGGCTCGTGCTCGTACCAGGCGGGTTCGTCGGTCGTGGAGTCCAACCCGCGACGGCGCGGCTTCGCCGGGATGCAGCGCGACCCCGACACCGGCCTCGACTACGGCGGCGACCGCTGGTATGTGCCGTGGCTGGGCCGATGGCTCAGCGCCGACCCGGCCGGTGTCAGCGGGCAGCTCACCGCATACGGCTACGTCTCCAACAACCCCGTCGGCCGCGTCGACGTCGGCGGGCGCTACGACCCGGCCGCGTTCGCCGACGAGCTCGACGGCTACGTCGACGTCGCCGAGCGGTTCTACCTCGCCGAGGACACGGGTCTGGCGTCGAGCCTGTGGAACACGTTCGTCGCCACCACCGCGACCGTCGTCAAGGGCAGCACCAACATCCTGCGGGTCGGCACCGGCGCGGCCGCCGGGGTCGAGCAGATCAAGAACGCCGAGGACGGTTGGGACATCGCCATCGGTGTCTCCCGGATCCTCGTCGACGCCGGCGATGTGGCCGGGGCGGCCGTGGGTGTGGCGGGCAACGTCACCAAGGTCGCCCGGGTGGCGCAGGGTGCGAAGATCGGCAATCAGATGAACAAGCTGCGCAAGGAGTACACCCTCGCCAACTCCACCCGGAAGAAGGAGATCTCCAAGCAGCTCGGTGAGATGTCGATGAAGAAGCTCTCCGCGGAGTCCGGCATGCGCAGCGTGGGTGACCCCCGCATCCCCGACGGCCGGATGAACGGCGTCGACGACGTGCTGGTCTCGGGGAACACCAAGTCCAAGGTGAAGTCGTTCTTCGACGGTGCCGGACGCCGCCCCTTCAGCAAGAAGCGCACCGTCGCCGTCGAGGGCAAGGGCCGCGGCACGCCCCGGCCCGATCCGATCGACGAGCTCGGTTCGGCCCAGGGCCGCGACCAGGGCAGCGTCGGCTACAACCGCGAGCGGCTGAACACCGCCGCCCAGGCCGGCAACAACGACGCCCGAGAGGCGGCGCAGCGCCTCGCCGGCGGGAAGACCACGAACGAGAGCGTCCTGACCGTGGTCGATTCGAAACCGGGCGGCGGCAGCACCCTGTCGCAGCTCAGCGGCGCGACCGACGATGTCGTCGACACGGCGCGGGCGATCCCGAACCTCGGCTCGGAGATCCCGACGCTGCAGGCCGTCGGCGCGGTGACGACCTTCCGCGAGCCGGCCACGGACAATCTGGGCAAGGACATCGCCACGGGCGTCGACCTGATCATCACCTTCCCCGGCCCCTGGCAGGAGCGCAAGCAGTGA
- a CDS encoding Dyp-type peroxidase yields the protein MTTTPNPLSRVRRRWLLTGGALAAGGTAIGVGTAFGGRTDAGTEPSTADLGAAVVPFHGPHQAGIVTEPQAHAVLLAFDLRPGTDRAALGRMMRLLTDDAARLTTGRAALADTEPELATHPARLTVTFGFGPDLFAAAGRDRDRPASVEPLPAFGIDRLQARWSGGDLLIQVCADDPLTIAHAQRMLVKDTRTFATTRWVQRGFRRAAGVGRTGATQRNIMGQLDGTVQPAAAYHDRAVWISDGPGWLHGGSTLVVRRIRAELETWDAVDRVGKEFAVGRRLDTGAPLTGAAEHDPVDLTATDSLGLPVISEFAHVRRAHTPDETLRILRRPYNYDDGVHPDGTPDAGLIFASFQADIARQFIPVQRALAEVDLLNEWTTPVGSAVFAIPPGCGPDGWIGETLLA from the coding sequence GTGACGACCACACCCAACCCCCTCAGCCGGGTACGCCGCCGCTGGTTGCTCACCGGCGGCGCCCTCGCCGCCGGTGGCACCGCCATCGGCGTGGGGACCGCGTTCGGCGGTCGCACCGACGCCGGCACCGAGCCGTCCACCGCCGACCTCGGTGCCGCCGTCGTGCCGTTCCACGGACCGCACCAGGCCGGAATCGTCACCGAACCGCAGGCCCACGCCGTGCTGCTCGCCTTCGACCTGCGCCCGGGCACCGACCGGGCGGCGCTGGGCCGGATGATGCGGCTGCTCACCGACGACGCGGCCAGGCTGACCACCGGGCGGGCCGCCCTCGCCGACACCGAGCCGGAGCTCGCCACGCACCCGGCGCGGCTGACCGTCACCTTCGGATTCGGACCGGACCTGTTCGCCGCCGCGGGTCGCGACCGGGACCGGCCCGCGTCCGTCGAACCGCTGCCCGCGTTCGGCATCGACCGGCTCCAGGCCCGCTGGTCCGGTGGCGACCTGCTGATCCAGGTCTGCGCCGACGACCCGCTCACCATCGCGCACGCCCAGCGGATGCTCGTCAAGGACACCCGTACCTTCGCCACCACCCGTTGGGTCCAGCGCGGATTCCGCCGAGCCGCCGGAGTCGGCCGGACCGGAGCGACCCAGCGCAACATCATGGGTCAGCTCGACGGCACGGTCCAGCCCGCGGCCGCGTACCACGACCGGGCGGTCTGGATCTCCGACGGTCCCGGTTGGCTGCACGGCGGCTCCACCCTGGTCGTCCGCCGCATCCGCGCCGAGCTGGAGACCTGGGACGCCGTCGACCGTGTCGGCAAGGAGTTCGCGGTCGGCCGCCGCCTCGACACCGGGGCGCCGCTCACCGGCGCCGCCGAGCACGACCCGGTCGACCTCACCGCCACCGACAGCCTCGGCCTGCCGGTGATCTCCGAATTCGCCCACGTCCGCCGCGCGCACACTCCCGACGAGACCCTGCGGATCCTTCGCCGCCCCTACAACTACGACGACGGCGTGCACCCGGACGGCACCCCGGACGCGGGGCTGATCTTCGCGTCGTTCCAGGCCGACATCGCCCGCCAGTTCATCCCGGTCCAGCGCGCGCTCGCCGAGGTGGACCTGCTCAACGAGTGGACGACCCCGGTCGGGTCGGCGGTCTTCGCGATCCCGCCCGGCTGCGGGCCGGACGGCTGGATCGGCGAGACCCTGCTCGCCTGA
- a CDS encoding copper chaperone PCu(A)C, giving the protein MTRTRTAVRAALLAAAACAAMLTGCATDGTTAATATPSTAVSAAPAVSIRDPWVKTADTGMSAAFGTLVNTGKTDVTVVSATSTASPRMELHEIATVDGAMVMRPKTGGFVIPAGGTHELAPGGDHLMMMEVTTAVKAGDAVTVTLTLADGGTVEFTAVGKAFAGGNESYAPMTMG; this is encoded by the coding sequence ATGACCAGGACCAGGACGGCCGTCCGGGCCGCCCTCCTCGCGGCAGCCGCCTGCGCGGCGATGCTGACCGGCTGCGCGACCGACGGCACCACCGCGGCGACCGCGACGCCGAGCACCGCGGTCAGCGCCGCCCCCGCCGTGAGCATCCGGGATCCGTGGGTGAAGACCGCCGACACGGGCATGTCAGCGGCGTTCGGCACCCTCGTCAACACCGGCAAGACCGACGTCACCGTCGTCTCGGCCACCTCCACCGCCTCGCCGAGGATGGAGCTGCACGAGATCGCCACCGTCGACGGCGCGATGGTGATGCGTCCCAAGACCGGCGGCTTCGTCATCCCGGCCGGCGGCACCCATGAGCTGGCACCCGGCGGCGACCACCTGATGATGATGGAGGTGACGACGGCGGTGAAGGCGGGTGACGCGGTCACCGTGACACTCACCCTCGCCGACGGCGGCACGGTCGAGTTCACGGCGGTCGGCAAGGCCTTCGCGGGCGGCAACGAGAGCTACGCCCCGATGACCATGGGCTGA
- a CDS encoding copper resistance CopC family protein, with protein MTGIRWRATAAVAAVAAATLSVLLPAVPAQAHTELTTSSPAHRSTITRQIDRVTLTFSGPVKAKVSSVTVIGPDRVAFQTGALSVRDGVVTQPVLPLRSGAYTIAYRVVSGDGHPVTGSVTFTAKLPAEQSPSPSPSPAPAVVVPSASPVPSVDAASAAGPVGESSTGWLWPVGAAALLIAVGGVLVWRRRAS; from the coding sequence ATGACTGGTATCCGGTGGCGGGCCACCGCGGCCGTTGCGGCCGTTGCGGCCGCGACGCTGTCCGTGCTGCTGCCCGCGGTCCCCGCGCAGGCGCATACCGAGCTGACGACATCGAGTCCGGCGCACCGGTCGACGATCACGCGGCAGATCGACCGGGTGACCCTGACCTTCTCCGGCCCTGTGAAAGCCAAGGTCAGCTCGGTGACCGTCATCGGACCGGACCGGGTCGCCTTTCAGACGGGCGCGCTGAGCGTCCGGGACGGGGTCGTGACGCAGCCGGTGCTGCCGCTGCGGTCGGGGGCGTACACGATCGCCTACCGGGTGGTCTCGGGGGACGGGCACCCGGTCACCGGATCGGTGACCTTCACCGCGAAGCTGCCCGCGGAGCAGAGCCCGAGCCCCAGCCCCAGCCCGGCGCCCGCCGTCGTCGTGCCGTCGGCGTCGCCGGTGCCGTCGGTCGATGCCGCGAGTGCCGCCGGGCCGGTCGGGGAGTCGTCGACCGGGTGGCTGTGGCCGGTCGGTGCGGCAGCGCTGCTCATCGCGGTCGGCGGTGTTCTGGTGTGGCGGCGGCGGGCGTCCTGA